The genome window ACGTACTTTGGATGTAGATCGTTAGTCCGCCATCATTATCCAATTTCAGGCTTGGAAGCATCGGTGAGTTAATTAGATACCTGCTAATGGGATTTGCGACCAGAAGTTGCTGCGGCAAGTTGTACAGGGTCACCGACCAAAATGCTCTGGCCGGAGGGAACTCACCCTTAGCGAAGTGGATCGTATAGTTAGCAGAGCCACTAAGCGGCTGACCATTCGATGATTTCGTGATTCCAAAATACTGGGCTTCCGCTACGCTATTCCCAAGTATTCCGTACTGCGCTCCGACCGCTCGATTCAGATAGTTGTCGTGCATCTCCTCAGGAGTCCCAAAGAGATCGTTTGTACCCGTAACCGCAGCGCGAGCGGTGTCGATTCCTTTTTGCCCAGCCGCCATGCCGGCGACATACGAGCTGGCCCGCGAGCCCGCATCGAACGGCTTACCCGGGACGATACCGATGCTCGCAAAGCTTTGCCGAAGCGCAACCTCACTCGGACGCGTCGGACAAAATTGTAAGATGAAGGCGAGGAGATTGAAAGCCTGTGGTGACGTGCGCTCCTCTGCTGGAGTCAGTGGTGGAAGCCAATCTACCGCCGGTGCCGCTGGTGGTGCGGTTGTCCCGAGGTATGACGACAACGATTGAACCGTGTACCCGGCCTGAATCTTCCTAACGTTATCGAGGTCCGAGGGTCCAAAAAGCTGCGTGCGGATTCCAACGAGCCCGAACTCCGTGTCGAAGCGAACAACCTTCGTAATGGCGCTTGGCGTCGGGCCCTTCCAATCTGGCCCGACGATGAGGATTTTGGCGCCGCCATTGCCCGTTGTACGCGTACCCGCGTAGGCGATATTATACGTGTATTGATCGACGAACTGCGCCGAGTAGTAACGATTCTTTTCGATCGCAGGCATCGTAAACACGAGCCCGTCAGCTCGTAAATCGAGGCCGATAAATGAATATGGCGTATCGGAGTTCGGTGTTTGAACAGTCGTGTCGGCGGGAGTGTAGACGTTCGCACTGTTGACAAGTGTATTAAAAGGTCCCTTGAAGGCTGGGGTTCTCGAATCAATGAAGTAGCCGAACATAATCCGGTAGAGGTCAACCATCGGAAATCCATAGATATACGCTTCTCTAGCCGCAGCCTCTATCTGCGCAGGTTGTGCACCCTGGGCCGCGGCGGAAGGCGGAAATGCCGCTAATAAAAACACCATCGCGAAGAAAAGAGCCGTGGACAACCGGGGTTTGCCTGCAACAGGTTTCATCATGGGGAGTCCTTTCAAATCCGCGTGAATAGGGCGCGGTATAGTCACGACCTTGTGAGCCGAGCATAACATTAAGCGGGAAGCCGGGCTATCCCAAAAGGGAATCGCCGGGTGTGGCTGGGCGCGCGGGTCAGCCAAGTCTCCCACTCGTCTCACGTGGTACGCAAACGCACGGTGTTGGGGTGGGAAGGGCAGTAAAGCGAAGCAATGGTGCTGCGCCTAGACCGGATGGCGCGAATGGTACTCGCGCTTGAGGGTGCCAGCGGGGCGAGTCGCACCGCCGATGCATCGCGCATGGAGTATGCACATCGGGATGGCGTGAAAAGGCGTTATCCTATGAAATCTTTTCGTCGTGTGCGAGCTCTTGCCGCAGTGATCGACAGTGCGTTCGCGACTATTCAGCGCTCTTCGTGACTAAGCGCCATACCTTGAGAGTAGTCCAGTCCGGTTGCGACTTTCAGTTGAAACGCGCCCGGAGGATAAGGGCTGATGTAGATATTATGGTCGGCGTAATTGGAGTAGTAGATGTTTCGCTGGTTTCCGCCAAGAACGATTTGCGTAGTGAAAACACCGGTGTTCACGACCTGGGACGGCTCCTTTTTCCCTGGCGGAAATATGTCAACGGTACCATTGCCGGTCTCGACGACGATGATGTTTCCGGAGCGATCGATCTGTAACCCTTGCGGCGCCCAAATATGCATACCCAAGACACGGCCGTCCGTAGAGTTCGGAGCGAACTCTTCAACGCTACCGTGACCTTGGCGGCCGCGATACGCCACATACAGGTTCGATGCATCGTCGACGTTTATGCCGTCAGCTTCGATGCCCGGGGTCTTTATCGTAGTATCCGGCGTCGTTTGCCGCCGAGGGTATTCGGTGATGGTTCCGTTGCGGTTAGCGGCGTAAAGCCTGCCCGAATGATCGGTTACGATGTACAACGGACTTGCGGTATCGTTGTAAGTCATCCAAGGATGCACGGTGCCCGGACGATAGGCTGTTATTGTGTTGGTATTGGCGACGTACAGGCCGCCTTTCGCGTCCGCGAACAGCCCGTAGGCACCAGCGACGCCGTCGGTAATTGATCCGACGGCGCTGCCATCTTTCTCCCGGAAGATCACAACTTGGTTGCCGCCGGCAACATAGATGAGCGCTCCTGTAGCGCGTTTTGCGTCCAGCCAGCCGCGCGGCTTCGACCCGAAGACCAGGGGTCTCAGCACGGTAGGCGATGGATCGGGAACTCCCGACCTTAGTTCCGACGATTGACCTACGGATGAGCTTGCGAACGACGAGACAACCGGAGCACAACCGGCCGACGCAAGTACGGCGGCGACCGTCACAAGAAAGACTGGAATCGTACGCATTAAACGTTACCATCACTTCGTAAAGAGCAGCGGAAAAGTGCTTAGCCTTGTCGCAGGGCCGTTCCTACGGCGCGACACGACGTACGCTAGGGCCGCACCGGACCTTGACCCGAAAACGTGGCGCTCCCCTCTGCTGAGCGACTAAGCTACCAAGCCACGCGAATGGGCTTGCATGTCGCGCAGCGGCTTATCGATCGGCGCGTGAACCGAAAGTAATTCAGCGATGAGCTTTGAAGGGTGGTCTATCAGTCCCGAAAGGCGAATGTATGCGCAGTGTGCGTCCTCTTCTTCTCGTTCTCGCCATGGCATTAATTGCGTCGCTTATCGATTGCTCGGCGCCGCAACAATCACTCGTAGTACCGCGCGGCGCCACATTCGCCCGGTCCGGCGCCACGACGGCAACTGAAACGCTTCTACACTCGTTCGCGGGAAATAGTGACGGATCGTATCCTAACTCGTCTCTCGTGGCGGTCAAATCGCTCTTCTTCGGAACGACGAGCAACGGCGGTAGCGGCGGTTGTACGAAAGTTGACGGATGCGGAACGGTGTACACCATCGACGCGTCGGGCAACGAGACCGTGGTCACCGCGTTTAAGGGCGCCACGGACGGAGAGGCTCCGAACCAACTTCTGCTCGATTCCGATACGACATTTTACGGTACGACACAGTACGGCGGGAGCTCCGCTGCACGCTCAAACGAGGCAATACGACCGGATGTGGCACGGTCTTTCAGCTTTCCCCTTCCGGCTCGGAAAAGGTTATTTATCGCTTCCCAGGCGGTGAAAAAGGGGCGCTTCCATCCTCCGGGCTAAGCAATTTTAAGTCGGTGTTTTACGGTGAAGCGGCTGCCGGCGGAAAAGGCGACTGCGATACCGCCGACCAGCCCGGTTGTGGGCTCATCTATAGCGTCACCAAGTCGGGTCATGTCAAAGTAATTTATACGTTTGCCGGCGGCACCGATGCCGGCTCTCCGAGCGGCGGCTTAACGGCCGACAAAGGTGCACTGTACGGAACGAGCACCGCGGGTCGCAAGGATCCGGCGTGCGAATCCAGCTACGGCTGCGGGGCCGTTTTCAAAGTGACACCTTCGGGAAAGGAAACAGTTCTTCACGTTTTCACCGGAAAGCGCGACGATGGGGTGCTGCCGAAAACCGGTCTCGTTTTACTGAACGGAACGTTCTACGGCACCACGTTTACTGGTGGGACGTACGATTGTGGGACGACCGCCTACTTCTTCGGTTGTGGAACCGTCTTCGAAATTACACCTTCCGGCGCCGAAAAGACGATTCACAATTTCAAAGGGGGGAGTGATGGCCGCTATCCGAGCGGTCTTTTCGTCGTCAACGGCGTTCTCTATGGAACGACGAGCGGCGGAGGCGACGCCTGCAAGCCCTACGGAGGATGTGGAACGTTCTTCAAAATGACCGCTTCGGGTGAGAAAAAAATCCTCTACTCCTTTCCCGGAACGCCAGATGTTAGCAGTCCTATTTCCTCGTTTTTATACGAAAACGGGACGTTTTACGGCGTCTCGGGCGGCGGAGGTTCGCATGCGTTGGGAACGGCTTTCGCAGTAACGCTGCAGCCCTGACGTGTTTTGTCTGCAAGCTGGATGCGTTACGTAGTCGAATTCGAGCGAAGAGCCATGAACGGACAGGTGGTAAGAATGAGTTACTCCAGAAGCATTTCCATCGTCAGTGTTTTGCTATGCCTTGTTGTGACCTCGGGGTGCGCTCAACTCTCGCCGAGCGTGCATCCGATGCCATTTGCTCGCGCGGACGCGGCGGCGCGATCTCGGACGTTCGAGTACACCGGTAGATCACAACCATTTATTGTGCCGGCCGGCGTAACGCAAGTAACGATCCTCGCCGACGGTGCGGCCGGCGGGAGCGTAAGTTATCCGCAAGTTGGCGGGCGCGGCGGTCGCGTTTACGCGATAGTGCCCGTGCAGCCGAACGAAACGCTTTACGTGCGTGTAGGTGGCACCGCAGACGGAACTAAGGGTGGCTATAACGGTGGGGGTAACGGTGAATTCATTCAGTCGTACAACGCCGGCTCGGGCGGCGGTGGCGGAGCGAGCGATATTCGTGAAGGTGGAAAATTGTTGAGTAATCGGATCGTCGTTGCGGCAGGCGGCGGTGGTTCCGGTTTCCACGGTTACAGCAACGACGGAGGGGCAGGCGGACCGGGTGGGACCCGCACCGGCGGCAAAGGCGTTAAGGGGCAGTATGGCGAGGCCGGGTCCGGTGGAAACGGCGGCGCGCCGAATCATGGCGGAAAGGGCGGCAAGCGCGGCGACGGCTGCGACTACCAGCACTGCAACCTTCATGGGCAAGCCGGTCGACGCGGCACGTTCGGCATCGGCGGTGACGGAGGCGGAAATAGCTGCCCCGCCAGCTGTTTTCCGGGCGGTGGCGGCGGCGGCGGCGGTGCTGGATGGTACGGTGGCGGGGGCGGCGGGTCCGGCGTATCGTCAACCACGGATACCGGCGCCGGCGGGGGCGGTGGCGGCGGATCGTCGTACGTCGAACCGAACGCGATAGGCGTTCGTATGTACAGAGGCTGGAAAGATGCTACCGGCAATGGCGTTGTAACCCTTAGATGGCCTCAGTAGTCAAGACTCCCAATAGTGTCTAAACAACTTCGTTCAAGTTCTGCCATTGGCAATAAGGGTTTTCGCCGCGATTGCGGTTGAAGCTCCCGAGACGACGGGTACAAGTGCGCTTGACGCGTTACGAAGAGGTACGAATATGAAAATACAACTTGGCACGGTTTGGCATTTCAGTCTTGCCGTCAGAGACCCGGAGAAGCACGCGCAGTTTTGGACCAAGAACTTCGATCTGCAGGAAATGTTCCGGTCCGATGAGGCCATCGCGCTGACGAACGACGCCATGATCATCGGGTTCTTCAAAGGCACACCACATCCAGACACGATCGACCACATATCGTTTCACCTCGACGGTACGCGCGCGCTGCGCGAAGCGCTCGACACGTTGAAGAAAAATGGCGTAGAACTGGAAGACCCGGGTGACGAGATCGGCCCTACATCGCCGGGCTCGCCGCATTTAGGCTTGTGGTTTCGCGATCCGGACGGATATCGCTGGGAGCTCTCGGTTCAGAACGCTGCGCGCGGTTCCTGAACGATTTTGCGTTAGTCGAAGGTCGCTTCGTCGACCTCATCTACCGTCCCGGACGCGACCTGTCGTGCGCCTTCGTAAAGAGCGAACTGCGAACCAGTTGCGATGTTTTCTACGACGGGAGCCACATCAGGGTGTCCTAGCATCGTAATATGCGCGGGACGCGTTCGTCCCACAACCATTTC of Candidatus Tumulicola sp. contains these proteins:
- a CDS encoding DUF1254 domain-containing protein, with protein sequence MMKPVAGKPRLSTALFFAMVFLLAAFPPSAAAQGAQPAQIEAAAREAYIYGFPMVDLYRIMFGYFIDSRTPAFKGPFNTLVNSANVYTPADTTVQTPNSDTPYSFIGLDLRADGLVFTMPAIEKNRYYSAQFVDQYTYNIAYAGTRTTGNGGAKILIVGPDWKGPTPSAITKVVRFDTEFGLVGIRTQLFGPSDLDNVRKIQAGYTVQSLSSYLGTTAPPAAPAVDWLPPLTPAEERTSPQAFNLLAFILQFCPTRPSEVALRQSFASIGIVPGKPFDAGSRASSYVAGMAAGQKGIDTARAAVTGTNDLFGTPEEMHDNYLNRAVGAQYGILGNSVAEAQYFGITKSSNGQPLSGSANYTIHFAKGEFPPARAFWSVTLYNLPQQLLVANPISRYLINSPMLPSLKLDNDGGLTIYIQSTSPGTNEESNWLPAPAGPFFMILRVYWPKESAINGQWKPPLVTVAT
- a CDS encoding choice-of-anchor tandem repeat GloVer-containing protein, whose translation is MFYGEAAAGGKGDCDTADQPGCGLIYSVTKSGHVKVIYTFAGGTDAGSPSGGLTADKGALYGTSTAGRKDPACESSYGCGAVFKVTPSGKETVLHVFTGKRDDGVLPKTGLVLLNGTFYGTTFTGGTYDCGTTAYFFGCGTVFEITPSGAEKTIHNFKGGSDGRYPSGLFVVNGVLYGTTSGGGDACKPYGGCGTFFKMTASGEKKILYSFPGTPDVSSPISSFLYENGTFYGVSGGGGSHALGTAFAVTLQP
- a CDS encoding glycine-rich protein; translated protein: MPFARADAAARSRTFEYTGRSQPFIVPAGVTQVTILADGAAGGSVSYPQVGGRGGRVYAIVPVQPNETLYVRVGGTADGTKGGYNGGGNGEFIQSYNAGSGGGGGASDIREGGKLLSNRIVVAAGGGGSGFHGYSNDGGAGGPGGTRTGGKGVKGQYGEAGSGGNGGAPNHGGKGGKRGDGCDYQHCNLHGQAGRRGTFGIGGDGGGNSCPASCFPGGGGGGGGAGWYGGGGGGSGVSSTTDTGAGGGGGGGSSYVEPNAIGVRMYRGWKDATGNGVVTLRWPQ
- a CDS encoding VOC family protein, whose protein sequence is MKIQLGTVWHFSLAVRDPEKHAQFWTKNFDLQEMFRSDEAIALTNDAMIIGFFKGTPHPDTIDHISFHLDGTRALREALDTLKKNGVELEDPGDEIGPTSPGSPHLGLWFRDPDGYRWELSVQNAARGS